The Brassica napus cultivar Da-Ae unplaced genomic scaffold, Da-Ae ScsIHWf_184;HRSCAF=328, whole genome shotgun sequence sequence ATCCACCGGAAGAACCGTCACTCACTGGCTTCCAAGCCTCATCGCGCAAACACTTCCAACCGCGAGTTCCCATAGTGGAGAGATTCAATCGGTAACCCGAGATCTCATCCGTCTCCTTTCGTCACCGGAACTGGAAGAAAGCTTCGCCGGCAGACCCATCCTTCAACATCGGAGAGCTTCGATCGTCTTCCGACGCGAACTCCTCCAACTAGACCAAAACCGAAACCGCAAAAAACCAAAGATAAAAACAAACCCTAACAAAACTAGGGGACTAAAAGCCGGCGGCGCAAGGCAAAGACCGCATTCACCCCCCGGAAACTGAAGCCGGCGAAAGCGAAGCTAACGAAGCCTCCGCCTTCCGAAAACTAGACCGGCGGCGATGGATCTGTAGGAGCTCCACCTCCCGGGAAACCCTAATCTGACAAACCGACATCCCCCACCTCACCCTTCACCCAGTCGCGTCGTTACTCCAGCCACCGCGCCACCGTGTGAATTTGTTCACTCCCCGAGTTGACCACTCCGGTTGGGAACTGGACACAGCTCCGACAAAACGAATAGGAATAGGGAAGAGGAGGTGAAAAAGAAGTCGGGAAACAtttttaaccaaaagaaaatgggctccggcgacggcacggacgctcacgcgccggccgtaCGCCGGACCCAAAACCAGATctgctttctctctctaaattgcTTTATCTCTCTCCACAAAGCCACTCCCCCTTATCTTGTGTTTTTGTTGGCGGTTGTtatatttgatgaaaaaaaGAGCAAAAAGTAATTTGGTGTTGCCAAATTTTGGCATTTACTGCTTTTcatgttattaaatatatatattcaaatgtttcataatcattatgttaaattttaatttaacatttttttctaataaatattttattattatttatgatcagtttttatcaatatttttaaattttaatttaacataATGATGCTACTattctaaatattaattaactatgctattacaaataataaaaatattaaaaaatagttatataaccgtcaattttatttgttttacgaAGATTTATGTCTAATCTTATCATCATGAACTGTTTTATAAAATCTACATTTGTAAGCACTTTTTGTACCATAGTACATATATACggtattttttttactatgtaCTAGATATTAATCTTCACATCCGTgcggatatatttatatttttaaactaatatttaaaatataaaatatgttataaagatatatatctaatatcaattttatgtatataatttttattttgaaaatttatattgttgaaatttgtttgatgatattgcacaaatcatatattaatgaattatttttgtattttatttaaaatgcaacatcaatattaaaagtaaaattttaaacattagtttAGATGAATTAATTTTTAGcttctttgtttagaaatttttattctcgaaatgtttttatatgaataaattaaattatttttgttatattttaaatatattttttattcaatatattatatttcagtttaatatttttacttttactaaaaatatcaacattaaatgttacaacgaataaaaatattatttattttgttttatataaaaaattaatttgataatttaaaaagaattgggttatactatttaatttcaaaattagttactggaatatataaaatatggtcTATATTAAATATGGTAAACAGTCAAATGATAATTACCTAATgacaatatatttatcttttgtttagaaTTGTTATTGTTTAGATGTATATTGTTTTGCTAGGAGAATATCATATATGAGTAGTTTTAGGATGTTTAGTTAAATTTCTAATGAATGGTCTTACATAGACTTGTATATGATAGattaaaaatatgaatctaTTTTAAAGGAGTAGATAGTTCATTTTTTGTGCGATAAaacctaaatatttttatatttgaacatcatattaaatcattggactaaatGAGGTTTTACACggtcaattattttaaaaattaaaataatatatatattttttttgacagcaaacgtttacagactcatgttgactctgtaaacTAAAGTGgcaactccgcatccatgtgaacgacgaaggACGTTTGTTTCCTAGCATTGCGTGTTAAGCTATCAGTCCGTATATTCATCGTTCGGTAAACATGAACGATGTCTGAGTTTAGAAAGCTTCCTTTTAAAAGCTTGATATCTTCTAAGTAGCTTCcaaatgctggtcattcttctggttccgaaaccatctttaccagctgagaacaatctgttgcaattGTTACTTGGAACTGTCTTAAGTTCTTCATACATTCTATTGCCCAAATTAATGCTTCCACCTCCGAATGCAGGGGTGAAAGGCTTGCCCTGACATTCCTTACCcctaataaaccatcaaaaACTGGTAAAGTACTATACCAGCCTTGGCCGGAAAAAAATTCTTTACCcgataaattaaaataatatctaaTCTGTAGGGTCttaatttttatctaccataaaaaaatctaactaaccagaaatttaataaaatatcctaaatttattcatagataatatttttttaataaaaacaatataaatctAAACAATAAGATTTCATGTgttgaacaaattttttttatgtaaaagcCAAATACGTTTATATTATGCAATTGGTTTTTCTACCATATTTAATCTAGGCCagattttatagtaaaaaaaaaaaaaaaaaactaaaatataatacattaaataaaatatatttttaaaacataatattaactAATTTAATTTAGTCACATAATATTTCAAGAATATAAacgtttaataaaaataatgtttaaaagtaaattattaATATGACGTTACAtttctaaataagaaaataaaataaaaggcaACTCTCTTAAATAGACCATTTTCAAGTtcttatcacaaaaatagaacttaaggaggaaaatgaccaaaatttttcatttaataggtaaacatattttaataccctggatatataaatataaataatttttttttataatatcagattatatgttttcaaatttgaacttttttataaactctttcttttatttttttttaattcaaaatactTTTTGcaacaatttttataatttcacatttataaaattattttttattttataaaattttaaaacttaatctcagaggtataaatatatatttacctctttaataaaacattttgatcattttgatcattagagtctatatttatgacaatgatttttttattgctatcctatggtatttttctaaataaatgGTGACTATATGAttagtataattttataaatataaatttcaatatatataaaattttcaaaaatatttttgtatataaatagaagttattttatattttaaagattttttttttgtcaattatattttaaagatttttttttgaaaacaaatatgTATCCATACGGACGCGTGTGTTTAATTCTAGGAACACTATAAAAAATGTTCTTATATACCAATTAATCAATAAACTATAGAAACTGGAAGAATCaacgaattttaaaaaatagttactATTGTGTGTACTAAAGGAAGACGTTCCAGTCCACATAAGTTGCGGTCAAATTAGATTATTTGTAGCagttaaaaaatacatttaatgtTCTTGGATAGAGTGATACAAGTTGAGGCATGGATAAATCGATCTATAATTCTATCTCACGTCAAACAATGCAAAGGATAAGCCGTAATCTTTAAAGATAAGACTGTTATTGCTTTATTAGTTcgctaattaatttattataatcagtTCTATACttctatttaatattttttccaatTGATAAAAGTcgcctggaaaaaaaaataaaaaaaattgaatcacAGGTCTTCCAATTGATAAGAGAGTAAAGAGATTCATCAAGATTAAGGAATCTTTCTGGTCGAAGCCGGGAAAAACGATGGGTTCCATTCAGGGGCGGATCTACAGTATCAGCTACGGGGGCACGTGCCCCCaactacttttacaattttatttagtAAACATTTATTAATGATTTCGTGGAACAGTTGGTAAAGATTCTCCATTTCTGTTGACTTCGTACATGGTTCGAAACCAactttttgcttcttttttccCTGGTTTTACTTTTATCTTTTGGTGTATAATTAATGTCTTGTATGACATGACTACATTATTACAATATCTTTCTTCACGGTAATTATTTAGTGAGATTTTCcctacattttatttattgtaaatattattatttttgtgttaGCATAtctttgtcttctttatttgtctgttttttttgtcaacttattTGTGTGTTTAATAGTTCTTtccattataatatatacctcatttttaaatttcaactttatAGCACATTTTAGGtccttatttttaataatagacATTAGCAATTGCTACTAGAAAAAACTAATTACtccattcatttttatttaatctttttttaacGTCTTATTTAATGTTTTAGAGTTTAGTTCTTTATGATATGATTAATTGATTATAAACAAGTTCTGTAAGATATTGATATGTTGTTCTGAATGTGTAAATTTGAAGactactttttatatatattcaaattaattttaattgtaaTAGTATGCTATATGATTAGTTACATTTGTaaagaaaatagttataaaactattttataaaaaaaagttctgAGTTGAATAAAAttgaagtttatttttttcttgcagatttaatatttaaatatatttatttattttatttaaattaatttaatatatttgttagtTACGTGCCCCCATCAAATAATTGGTCTGGATCCGCCACTGGttccattgaagaagaagaagcgccTCTCATCGAACAAGGTTTAATCTCACAGGTTTGATGGAGTTTCTTATCGCTTGAATTCCTTCCGCCTTAGGTTTCTCTGTTTTGACTTGATCTTTCTGGTTTGTTGATCATCTTCCCATGTATCTGTTTGAAACTCTGAACAAGTGTGTTTCCAATATTGGAAATGAAGAAATCAAATTAGCTTTTCATTAGGGAAAAATATAGCCTTTCTTTCCTAATTTTGCTTTGATttcatgactttttttttgattagtTTAGCTAATTTGAAGCTCGATTTCATTTGCACATTATTATTGTTGACTGCTTTGACTCTTTGGCTAaagatgtctttttttttgttttttaattttcattttgtttaatcaGGCACCGAAACTGTATGCTGAAGATGGTTCAGTAGACCTTCATGGGAACCCACCACTGAAGGCTAAAACAGGAAACTGGAAAGCTTGCCCTTTCATTCTcggtaaacataaaaataaaaaaaaaaacaatttatttccTTGTTTTTGTTATGCTAGTTGCTTTAATCTCTAACCTTTTTAAGATGGTTTTAACGTGTACTAGGCAATGAGTGCTGCGAGAGGCTAGCTTACTATGGTATCGCCGGGAACCTAATCACTTACCTCACCACTAAACTACACCAAGGAAACGTCTCCGCTGCTACAAACGTCACCACATGGCAAGGCACTTGCTATCTCACCCCTCTCATCGGTGCTGTCCTAGCCGATGCTTACTGGGGTCGTTACTGGACCATCGCTTGTTTCTCCGGCATTTACTTCATCGTAACCACAAATCCCAttcagttgatttttttttgggttttgtttgCTCTGTTTACACTGAttagttccttttttttttgttttagggCATGTCTGCACTAACTCTCTCAGCTTCAGTTCCAGCACTGAAGCCAGCAGAATGCATTGGCACCTACTGTCCATCAGCAACGCCAGCTCAGTACGCCATGTTCTTCAGCGGGCTTTACCTGATCGCCCTCGGCACTGGAGGCATCAAACCATGCGTCTCATCCTTCGGTGCAGACCAGTTCGACGACACTGACTCGCGAGAGCGAGTCAGAAAAGCTTCCTTCTTCAACTGGTTTTACTTCTCCATCAACATTGGAGCGCTCGTGTCCTCTAGTCTTCTAGTTTGGATCCAAGAGAATCgcgggtggggtttagggtttggtataCCGACAGTGTTCATGGGTCTAGCCATTGTGAGTTTCTTCTTTGGCACGCCGCTTTACAGGTTTCAGAAGCCTGGAGGCAGCCCCATAACTCGCATCTCCCAAGTCGTGGTTGCGTCCTTCCGTAAATCGACTCTTAAAGTCCCTGAAGACGCTGCACTTTTGTATGAAACGCAGGACAAGAACTCTGCTATTGCTGGAAGTAGAAAGATCGAACATACCGATGATTGCAAGTATCTTGACAAAGCTGCTGTTATTTCAGATGAAGAATCCAAATCAGGAGACTTTTCAAACTCGTGGAGACTATGCACTGTCACTCAAGTGGAAGAACTCAAGATTCTGATCCGTATGTTCCCAATATGGGCCTCTGGTATCATCTTCTCAGCTGTATACGCTCAGATGTCAACCATGTTTGTTCAGCAAGGCCGAGCCATGGACTGCAAGATCGGCTCCTTCCAGCTTCCTCCAGCGGCGCTAGGGACGTTCGACACTGCTAGCGTCATCATCTGGGTTCCGCTCTACGATAGGTTCATCGTCCCTTTAGCTAGACGTTTCACTGGAGTAGACAAAGGGTTCACAGAGATACAGAGAATGGGAATAGGGCTATTCGTCTCTGTTCTATGCATGGCGGCTGCAGCTATCATTGAGATCATCAGGCTCCGTTTAGCCGACGAGCTCGGGTTGGTTGAGTCCGGAGCTCCGGTTCCTATATCCGTGTTGTGGCAGATTCCGCAGTACTTCATCCTCGGTGCAGCGGAAGTGTTTTACTTCATTGGCCAGCTTGAGTTTTTCTATGATCAGTCTCCAGATGCGATGAGGAGTTTGTGCAGTGCTTTGGCTCTTTTGACCAATGCTCTTGGGAACTACTTGAGTTCGTTGATCCTCACGCTTGTGACTTACTTCACGACGAGGAATGGTGGTGAAGGTTGGATCTCGGATAATCTGAATACGGGTCATCTTGATTACTTCTTCTGGCTTTTGGCGGGTCTTAGTCTTGTCAACATGGCGGTTTACTTCTTCTCTGCGGCTAAGTATAAGCAGAAGAAGGCTTCGTAGTGAGAATCTGTGTTTCGTCTCTCCGTTCTTTACAAACAAAGTTTGTGTTCTTTTCCTGTGTAATTGTCTGTATTTTTAATACCTTTGCTTTCAGTTTCAAAAGTTTGCACATGCATTTGcaatataaatcaattaaaatttacTAAACAGTTAACCATCTTAATTTCTTTCCTTACTAAGTTTGGGCAGATTTTCTGTATCATAATCTTTTTTTGGTGTCAGCTTCAGTGGGAAGATTTTCTGTATCATAATCATAGTCCTATGAAATCAGGTTCGATTTGAATTTAAGTTTATTGTCCCAAATCCACTGTGAAATCAAACAAGAATTATcagaaattaaccaaaaaatattcaaaagtctataaattattcaaaaactCAATAAAAACTATCTATTCAAAATAAACTGAATCAACCAAAAATCCAATAGAATTTTATTGAGTGTTCAAATTCCCAcaaaattaaggaaaataagTTTATAACTTAATATCCAGTTTTTATTCAGgttcggatccggattcggattcAGTTATAAACTCTCAAACCATCACTATTCCTCTATCTATATAACAAAGGGGTGAGTGAGGAGGACAGGACTCTCTGCTAAGGGATGATTTAGGGCTTAATATAACAAAAGGCCATTAAATGTGGGCTTAGTAAATCAAACGGGCGCATTTCTAATGGGCTAGAAATGGGCCCAATATGAACCGTAACGAGGAATCCGAGTAATCGGAGACGCCAAGAGAAAAGGGAGTATCAAAGTTTGGGTGGAGATCGGCAGATCGCAACTTTTTAATTCGAGAATGGAGGTTCCCGGTTCATCGAAGAAGATGATCGCAACGCAAGAAGAGATGGTCGCAGCAAAAGTACCGCTCGGTTACAGAGACCAGTGCGCGCATCTCCTGATTCCGCTCAACAAATGTCGCCAGGCAGAGTTTTTCCTCCCGTGGAAGTGCGAGGACGAGCGCCACGTGTACGAGAAGTGCGAGTACGAGCTCGTCATGGAGAGGATGCTAGCGATGCAGAAGATCCGCGAGGAAGAAGCCAAAGCGAAACAGAATAAGCTACAAGGGAACGGCGTTCCCCTAATCCCTAAGACCGCTAATGCTTAGGCCTTAGATTTCGATCTCCGGTTAACCTAACCGATTCCAGATTTCCGGTTAGTCTAACGGTCTTCGATTGAACTAGATTTGTTTCATATGCTATTAGATTAGATCTTTGTTTCGTGAATGAGATTTAAGTTGACAAAAATGGATTTGATAGTGACTGTGTGTACAAGATTAATGAATAAGTTCAAGAAATAAAACGAGGTCGAAGTGTTTTGAGGGAGAGACCTCGGCCTAGGGATGTACGGATCTACAAACCCAGAATCTAATCTCGTAGTCACTCGAAAAAACACGATAGTGGTAGTAGAGCTGTAACTGGGATTTGTActtgttttcctttttgttgTAGACCATCTCTATCTTTTCTGAAGTTTGGACAAGCCTAGACACTTAGTgttgttaatattttttgtcttgAAGTACACTACACAGTAACATTATCTCCTGAAACCTTTAGGTACATCTAACAGGACAAAGCTCAGTTTGCTAGACTATGTATTATTATATGTTTGGTTTATGTACTCTCTCACTTCTAGGCTTAGAAAGTCTTCTGCTTTATCGATTTTGAGCGTGTAAATTGTATCTCGATATCATGGCTACAGTTACATATAAAGTCCTTAAGAAACAGTTTTGAAATTACAGCACGCACTAGTCTTATCTCTGTGTCCGAACATTATCTGCTTTAAATACTCTGCAAGAAGATACACTCCTTGATTTGgtggattatatatatatatatatgctaaatcGGATAAGAGTATATAGTTGCtagactatatatattatatgttgtcACACTTTCTAGGCTTAAATAGTCTCCTGCTTGATTAATTTTGAGCTTGTAAATTCCATCTCAGATATTCCAGCACGCACTATAGTCTTTTCTCTTTGTCTGAACATATTCTGCTTTAAAGACTCTGCACGAAGATACACTCTTTGATTTGgtggattatatatatatgtagcaTATGTCACAACAACTATAGAAAGATTCTCATGATTtaactcttcttctccttctcattGAGTACTACTCATACATATTTTGTGTGGTTCTTTCCTTTTTTCATGTTGTTCATTGTCCTTGCCACTATGATTTGACAGCAATGGGTGTTTTCTCTGCTCTAAAGACAGACCCCTTAATGTCTAAGATTCTCTAACATGCCAATGATTTCATTTCACCTGATTCTTTTATTCATTCTTCTGTGTTCTAATTCATCCTCCGAAATATTTTGACAGGGATTCTCTGGAACTGTGAAGAAGGTGGGGGACTCTACTTTTCAATATTTTCTTCTTGCTAGTGATGAAAAACTTGTTGCTACATTTTCATGTGTATGTTCAGAGATGCAAGCTCAATATTTTCTTCCTCTTGTTAATTTAAAGCGtttcccaaacaaaaaaaataagatgcaaactcatttttttgttagttttcaaTCTTTAATCTTTGAGATTGAAAGAAACTGAGCCTATGAGATCAAAACCATCCtctttttaaatgaaaaaaaaacaagaaactcAACAGAGCTTGTTTATTAATCAAATGATAAAAAGCTTGAAAAACTTTTACTCAATAGTGAATTTAAAGTTTATTCTCTAGGTTTTATAATCTAGGGGTTCAattattgttataaatcatttattaaatctagtgttattttgatcataaataaataaaaataaatccagTGTTATTGGTTACTGCATTTGAaatatctttataaaatttaatgggtttttgaatttataatttgtttactaaaagAGTTTGAAATCCTTTATtattaacattttaattatattgttaTTTATGTCTGTTagattttaatcatttatttgACTTAAACAAATTTGAATGACACTGAACTTGATTTCATGTGTACAATATATCAATCAAAATCTATACTTTTACCTTCATttcttataaacattttttattattattgagaAAACGTTCATGTTGAGTTCAGTCAATTAtcgtttcatgttttttttgtcttcgtGAGTAAGAATCAAAATTATCATTGAGAATT is a genomic window containing:
- the LOC125599396 gene encoding protein NRT1/ PTR FAMILY 8.3-like; this encodes MGSIEEEEAPLIEQGLISQAPKLYAEDGSVDLHGNPPLKAKTGNWKACPFILGNECCERLAYYGIAGNLITYLTTKLHQGNVSAATNVTTWQGTCYLTPLIGAVLADAYWGRYWTIACFSGIYFIGMSALTLSASVPALKPAECIGTYCPSATPAQYAMFFSGLYLIALGTGGIKPCVSSFGADQFDDTDSRERVRKASFFNWFYFSINIGALVSSSLLVWIQENRGWGLGFGIPTVFMGLAIVSFFFGTPLYRFQKPGGSPITRISQVVVASFRKSTLKVPEDAALLYETQDKNSAIAGSRKIEHTDDCKYLDKAAVISDEESKSGDFSNSWRLCTVTQVEELKILIRMFPIWASGIIFSAVYAQMSTMFVQQGRAMDCKIGSFQLPPAALGTFDTASVIIWVPLYDRFIVPLARRFTGVDKGFTEIQRMGIGLFVSVLCMAAAAIIEIIRLRLADELGLVESGAPVPISVLWQIPQYFILGAAEVFYFIGQLEFFYDQSPDAMRSLCSALALLTNALGNYLSSLILTLVTYFTTRNGGEGWISDNLNTGHLDYFFWLLAGLSLVNMAVYFFSAAKYKQKKAS
- the LOC125599397 gene encoding NADH dehydrogenase [ubiquinone] 1 beta subcomplex subunit 7, with protein sequence MEVPGSSKKMIATQEEMVAAKVPLGYRDQCAHLLIPLNKCRQAEFFLPWKCEDERHVYEKCEYELVMERMLAMQKIREEEAKAKQNKLQGNGVPLIPKTANA